DNA sequence from the Papio anubis isolate 15944 chromosome 7, Panubis1.0, whole genome shotgun sequence genome:
ttaaaattaaataaaaaaaaaaaccaatgatgCACAGACTCACTAGTTTGGGAAGCTGATGATCAAGAATGAtcttggtagaaaaaaaaaactttgctatGATTCTTGTATGTAGTATTtgatctaatatttttatttaaagggggaaaaatcctaaaaaaataaaatatggtggtGGCTTTAAAGCTACTCTCTTTCCAAATTTAGATTTGTAATAAGTTTCCGAAATAATGTCCCAAAAATATCTCtctcaaaatatacaaaactccAAGGTATAgtctgaaataaaatacaaaattctagATAGTGACAAAAAGAAACTGTCACaatgggggttggggagggataCACTGATTATCAAACTTTTACTGATTGTAGATCAAGTttcaaaacagaaacatttttgtaatttcttgtgCAGTCAACAGGTTTCATTTTAGTTGTGCTTACATTATATAACTGTGAAGCCTGAACACtggttgtgtttttaatttacacaTTTCAAGAAAACCATAATTAAATATTCACCATATACAACAAATTGAACAAATGCAACAAATACTCATTTGCTCCCAAGAAATTAATCTATAGAaatgaaacatctttttaaaaagttgaacacaGTCTGCTATCCAGGCTACAAGTACATATTTACTGTATTACagcacattatttttttaaagtctgctttcaacataaatataaataatcacattttaaaagagcTCCATACTAAGTTTTCAGGTAAGTGCTAGACAGTTGGCCAGTAGCAACTACTTACCATTATCTTTCTCACAAAGAGTGACTAGACTATCTGCGAAACTGTATAGGGTGATGGGCAAGGCAAAGTGAAACATCTTTGTTCAGCCCATTGATTAAACATTGTGTTCTAAATGCCACCTACATGTCTAAATACCCAACCCATGGAATGCAATTATTTTAGAAGGCTGGTTTTAAGGATCACTTATCACTTTGATAGAATCCATAAAAACCTAGTACATAACCTTTTAAAATGTGCCTATGCTCTCCTGAGACAGAGCCTGTAGTTTCTGTGTACAGCAGAGGCTGAAGTATAATTTTGGTTGTGAGCTCTAGTTGTGCTTTGCCCTGCTGCCTTTAAGGTAGCTTTTCCACCTCTTGACAAATTCTTTGAAGATCGGGGACTCATCAATGGTACTGAGTAGCTGCAACTGATTGATGTGGGTGGTATGATAGTCCCAGCGAGCCAGGTTAGGAGCGATGCCAAGCATGAAGTGACGGAGGTCATAGATGGTTCCTGAGCCAGTGTCATACAAGGGCAGCATGGCTTTAAGAGATTCCATGCCACGCTCATACAAGGACCTTGCTTCTTTTCCGAGTTTTTCCCCTGCAGTTTCTTTTAAGTCATACAGCCCAATTAAAGAATACATAAagccatttaaaacaaaagagctAGGTGTGGTTGGATATTCTTCATACCAGTCATGTTTATTCATAAACACAGCTTTAACTCCATGCTGCTCAGACAGAAACTTATAAGGGGCTGTTGCCCTTAAAGCTGAATTGAggaatatatggtcttttgttaACAGATAGGCCCTGACTAATGTAGAAATGGCTTGCCCTTGCGCCATGGCAGAATACCATCCTGGCTCTAAAGACTTGAACCCTTCCCCTAACTTACGGGTCACCATAATTGGCCAGCCACCTTTCTCATCCTGGTTCCTTACTAGCCAATCACTAGCAGCAAAAAATGCAGCCATGTGGGCTGTGGTAGAGATGGTAATGTTGTCGAGGAATCCCTTACCTTTTGCAATCAACCTAACCACCTTCTTGGGCATTATTTTGGTTGGCTTGACAGCTTTTGTGTTTGAAAGACCCACTCCTTTCCTGAGGTCAGTGACCAGGTCCCTGGTAACTGTGCTCCATGAAGTTCTGGGCCCAATGCCATAGTATATATCTCTTTCTTTAAAAGCAATTAGCTGAGCATTTGAGACATAATGTATAGTGAAGAGCTGATTCTTTTCTGTGGTCTCTAGAACCACGGACACGCTTCCATTTGTCAAGAACTTGAGGtcgaatgaaataataaaatctttcGTGTTTCCCAGTTGCAAGGATACACCTTCACTGGTTTCTGCAGGGGAGAATATACCAACAGACTGGTTAGAAGAAAAGCACTTTTGTATTTGAAATCAAATTGCAATTCATCCTTGAAAACCCTGACCACACAAAATTAACccttaaatattttcagtatcagatcatttgtaattttattttttactaaattaACCAAAAACAAACGAAAGAATTGGTGAGTTCATGATGGCTTGTGAGCATCAGATCAAAGCTCTTACCTTTTGCCCTGTCTAGTTTATAGTAGAGGATTAAGAGTAAATGGCTAAGGTACTGTAGATCAAAACTGCCTTTTCTAAATCTAATACTAGCTGATGAGTAAAATCAATGACTATTCTAGTATACCTATTctgcaaacaggaaaaaaagaaaaagccaaaagcTGGCTCAGCACATAATATTGCAAGAAAGAAGCTAGAAGAAATGGTTAttatacatgaattttaaattatttagcatTTAATATGTACTTACTATGTTCTAAGGGCTTTACatctatttactcatttaatccccTGAACAATTACAAGGGTAGGTGCTATTACTGTTCCTACTTTATGGATGAGGAGCTGAGACACAaggaagtaacttgcccaaggtacAAGACTTGAACCCGGGTTGCCTGGTCTCGCTCCACAACACATTATTAATTTGATTTCGAAAATGATAGATTTGCTTTCACATACTTGCTAGAAGTGCTAACAAAATTTCTGGAAATTAAGCAATGGGCTCATGTATACAACAAAAAGTGAGAGAATGGTGGAGTGGGCAGGGtaaagcacaggctttggagtttAAAAACCTCAGATTTGAATTTTTGTTCAACCACTAGCTTTGAGAAGTCTGGCAAGATGCAGtttctttgagcctcagctttTTCACATGTTAAATAGAGATAATATTACCTTGCAGGGTAATTGTgaggattttaaaaaagacaatggaGTAGAATATAGTAATAAATGATGGTTATTATTCCAAAGCCACTGGCTTCAGAGGCTAAAAAAATAGTTAAAGCTGTTTTATCTGACAAATTATTAAAGAGCAAATTTCTCTTGAATATTTATAGTTATTAATGATGGTTAATTCCCAGAAAGATGACTTTTTGAATACTGCTGATCTAGATCTACCAAGAAACTGAGCATATtaaaatagcagcagcagcagcaagaataagaacaacaaaaatatatgtagtacaaatttaaaaatattaaaggaaaatctTAATATCTTGATCTTTCCACAGCTTAAATGTCCAAAATGCAttcacatgtattatctcatttgacaCCTAATCTTCTGAAGCTGGTAGGGCAGGAATTATTATATTACATCTCCATTTTAGAGGTGAACATATGTAGGCTTTGCAAGGTTAAATGGTTTGCCCAATGCCAAAAGCTAATTAGTGGTAGAGCAGTGACTAGAATCCACGTTTCCTGGACTCAGGTTCAGACtgtgaaaaagacaaatgatattgGAGATGGTATTCTTATAAGAATATTCAATAGAAAGCTTCTCTTAGACACAGCCATAGAAGCAGATCTCTGCTTTGCAGAATCCTTGAAAAAATCTTTAGTGTGTCACCAGGAGCAAAGATCAGAAATGTGAACTGGGCTGGGCACAACTGGTCAcactcagcagtttgggaggccaaggcaggaggactgcttgaagtgaggagcttgagaccagtctggccaagaaaGCAAGAtcctaactctacaaaaaatacaataaaatagccaagtgcagtggcatgtgtctgtagtcctaggtacttgggaggctaaggtgggaggattgcttgagcccaggagtttgaggctgaagtgagctatgatcacaccactctcattctgggtgacagaacaagactctgtctcttaaaaaaaaagaaaaagggaaaaataaatgtgaactgATGATAGTGTATACTTGGAGGGCATCAGTATGTTGAGTTGATCATTTAACTCTTGTAACACTGGACTCTAGCAGTATGGTTATATTTGGCCCAAGGCTCTTAATTACTTCATTGGATGGAACAGACAATTCTGAAAGTTGTATCAAGAATGAGAACATCCTCATAGACTTATGCATCAAACAATGCTCTGAGTAACTtaacagaaaaaattatttcagaagtaAACTTCTAATACAGtaaaaaatccattttatctGGCAAAATGTCAACATGTACTCTCTCTCTTAACTagcatttttctgcatctatagtAAAATGGGATCTGAAGTTCAGGACAACGTCCCTGAAACATTGTAGGATTCTGAATTGACTTATGAACCACTCAAGATTAAATTATATTCAGTGGAGCAAACTATCTTGAGTGctacttattttttcattctcatcAGATGGGATTATTAACTATGACATCTATTCTGGCCAAAGTGGGTAACAATGACCCATCTTTAGAAATCCAAGTGTGAGGAAGCTGGAAGAGTACCCATTTCCTCCCAGAATTTCAGAAGCTGAAAGAGTACCCATTTCCTCCcagaatttcaattttatttacacAAATGTAATGAAATGACATGGTTTAATCAGTCACCTTATGTCTTCATATGACAAACCAGTCCAAAGAACTCAGTAATGAACAATGTCAAGGgatgtaatcttttaaaaagccaatgtATTAATTTCCCAAAGACTGTAACACCAGCAGAGGGGGTTACTGAGTCATCCAGGAGAAGTGACAGAAGTCACAATCCTCAAATTAACCAACCAACAATtataatcttcacaacaatcttaCAAATCGtttaattcccattttatagatacacAGAGGAGGTTAAATAACCTCCTGGCATCATTCAGGAGGATCTGAATGGGAGCAAATGGGATGGTGGCAACCAGTTTGGCAATGTAACAGGTAAGGTTCTGAGCTCTACTGGAAGTACTAGGCTATCTGAAGATTCCTCCTTCAAATCTaatagaaagttttgtttttttattgtttgaagcCCATGACCCATCCTCTCCTGACCAGTTATTCCCAGGAGTTACCGTAACTGTTTATTTTTGGTATATGTGACACATATACATGCACTTTAGGCAATAAAGGATGATCAACATTTAAGAATACTTTTGACATTGGTCTTAGCAATGATTGTTTAGATTTGACATCAAATGTACAAGCAAAAGGGGCACAAGCaaacaagtgggactacatcaaactgaaaagcttttgcacagcaagggaaacaatcaacaaaatgaaaagcaaccTATAGAACAGGTGAGAATATGTACAAGTATATATCttataagaggttaatatccaaaatctatcaGGAACTTatataaatagcaaaaaaaaaaaaatctgattaaaaaataagcaaatgatctgaataggcactttttcaaagaagatatatgagtGGCCAAAaggtatataaaaaggtgctcaacatcattaatcaccaaggaaataaatgcaaagcaaaaccacaatgatatatcatcACCTTACACCTGTTGGGATGACTATCATCAAAAAGGGAAGAGATAAGAAGTACTGGTAacgatgtggagaaaggggaacccttgtGCACTTTGGGTGGGAAAGTAAATTGGCATAGTCATTAGGAAACagaatggaggttcctcaaaaaatcaaaaatagaactaccaatgatccatcaatcccacttcctggtatataccccaaggaaaggaaatcaattatctcaaaaagagagatatctgtactcctgtgttctttgcagcattattcacaatagccaaggcatgggagcaacctaagtgtctagtatggataaacaaagaaaacatggtgtatatgtgtgtgtgtgtataacatataGAATAGAATATTAGCCataacaaagaaggaaatcctgccatttgtgacaacatagatgaaccctgAAGGCATTATGCTACGTGTGACAAGTCAGAGAAagatactgtatgatctcacttatatgtggaccCCCAAACAACTGAACTCAcaggaaagtagaatggtggttgttgGGCTGGGGGGTGGgaaaaatggggagatgttgatcaaagggtacaaacttcaGATATAAGACGAGTAAGTTCTAGGggtctaatgtacagcatggtgactatagtttacTGTACTGTATGCCTGAAATGTGCTAA
Encoded proteins:
- the GLCE gene encoding D-glucuronyl C5-epimerase isoform X2, which encodes MANVADKSRFTNVKQFIAPETSEGVSLQLGNTKDFIISFDLKFLTNGSVSVVLETTEKNQLFTIHYVSNAQLIAFKERDIYYGIGPRTSWSTVTRDLVTDLRKGVGLSNTKAVKPTKIMPKKVVRLIAKGKGFLDNITISTTAHMAAFFAASDWLVRNQDEKGGWPIMVTRKLGEGFKSLEPGWYSAMAQGQAISTLVRAYLLTKDHIFLNSALRATAPYKFLSEQHGVKAVFMNKHDWYEEYPTTPSSFVLNGFMYSLIGLYDLKETAGEKLGKEARSLYERGMESLKAMLPLYDTGSGTIYDLRHFMLGIAPNLARWDYHTTHINQLQLLSTIDESPIFKEFVKRWKSYLKGSRAKHN
- the GLCE gene encoding D-glucuronyl C5-epimerase isoform X1 — translated: MRCLAARVNYKTLIIICALFTLVTVLLWNKCSSDKAIQFPRRLSSGFRVDGLEKRAAASESNNYMNHVAKQQSEEAFPQEQQKAPPVVGGFNSNVGSKVLGLKYEEIDCLINDEHTIKGRREGNEVFLPFTWVEKYFDVYGKVVQYDGYDRFEFSHSYSKVYAQRAPYHPDGVFMSFEGYNVEVRDRVKCISGVEGVPLSTQWGPQGYFYPIQIAQYGLSHYSKNLTEKPPHIEVYETAEDRDKNNKPNDWTVPKGCFMANVADKSRFTNVKQFIAPETSEGVSLQLGNTKDFIISFDLKFLTNGSVSVVLETTEKNQLFTIHYVSNAQLIAFKERDIYYGIGPRTSWSTVTRDLVTDLRKGVGLSNTKAVKPTKIMPKKVVRLIAKGKGFLDNITISTTAHMAAFFAASDWLVRNQDEKGGWPIMVTRKLGEGFKSLEPGWYSAMAQGQAISTLVRAYLLTKDHIFLNSALRATAPYKFLSEQHGVKAVFMNKHDWYEEYPTTPSSFVLNGFMYSLIGLYDLKETAGEKLGKEARSLYERGMESLKAMLPLYDTGSGTIYDLRHFMLGIAPNLARWDYHTTHINQLQLLSTIDESPIFKEFVKRWKSYLKGSRAKHN